The window tggtggagaaataaaaagaaaaattttaatggttaaatgaaattttttttacatgtaaaatatatttctcttgcaatcaaacatctaaatttatattttttgggaaaaaaattccactttacataaaaaatttgcattccccttgcaaccaaacaaagcctaagtAATTGTTATGCCAACAAAAGAGAGAAACGAACGAATTGGATCAAATTTTTAAGATTCACtgatgatgaaagaaaaaaacagaagaagaagaaggaatagaGATCTCAAAGATACCATAAATGCTTAGAACTCAAGAAATGGATTTCAGGTTTATCATTGAGGAATTAAAGCTCAAATCAttgcatcttcttttttttttttggagaatagAAAAAATACATTAATCAAAAACAGAATGCATCTACATCATTACCAGAAAGAAAGAGAGTTTTTTTACTACTCATAATTATATAGACAAAAGACTTAAGAAAAAGGACTTTTTTCATTTGTAGGCCTGTGTCAAAATTTTGTGTGAAGACAATGTCATAGACATCCAAAAAATCATAGGCCTAGTAGTAAAAACATGCCTCTTCTCACAACCCTCTCTCCTCATTAAATATGTAGAGCCCCCTGTATACGGTTCATAACTTACTGAAACGCCCTTCTCCCCCTCTCACACGGGTAACGAGTTGTGTgcccattggataaaaatcgtctgaaattctcatcttgtgcAATTCTGTATAATGCCCCCTTAGGTGGTCGACAAGTGTACAACTTTAAGTGAACAACCAGGATTAATTGTTGGTTGAATTTTCACCAAAACCTGGTTAGAGGCCAATTGAACTGGCCGTGTGAAGATTCAAACCAAACCGGTTCAAACGAGACGAGGCTTCTCATCGGCCATGGCTTGtagcttcttctcttctctaacgATTTAGGTTTAAGTTTTTCGTTCTTTTTTCGGTTTTGATTCTCTGTGTGAGTTCCATTGATTGTTGAGTTCGTTTGCTTCCATCGGCGAAGATGGGTGGTATCAGTTTGGAGGAAATTAAGAACGAGAATGTTGATCTGGTAAATTATTCATCCTTCGTAGTGtaataatttaatttataaattggttttctttttgttgttttttggcGATCTGAAACATCGGATGAGATTTTTAGGAGTTGGTTTCAGTTTTCTAGTGTTTGATTATGTTTAGTTGCAGTATAAAGGAGGGAACTGAGGTATCTCTGCTGTATGTTCTGATCggctgctgcatcttcttctcCGGCGGTTCTAGATTTAagcttctctctatctctctctcttagtgtCTGATGGTTACATTCTAATTGTTTTGGCTCCAAACGATGAAGCTATGTCTAAGCCATAAACGGACCAGTTGACCCGGAGCAGATCTTATATTACCATCTCGTCCCGGAGAGTATATAGTGCGGTGAGAAGGTTCCCCACAAGGTTGTAGCCGAAGAAGTTGATGGGTTTGTGAAATTTGGAGATGATCAACTCATCTGTTCAATCCCGATATCTACACCGAAGGCCGAATTTCAGTTCAGGATATTGATGGTGTTTTGTTCCCCACTGAAGAAAAGACGAGATCTGAAACGAAATTGGTTCAACACAGCACTCTTACCCCCACTAAAGCTAATGTTAAGCCCAGAAGAGGTGCGTCAgaaacattcttttttctttctttttcttcattactTTTTCAGACATTGGAATTCTAGTTCTTGTTTCACTTGTTTGTTATATCTACCGAATTCCGGTGGTGTTTAGTTCAGTGAGGTCGTCGTTTCCAATGAGTGTTTATGTGGATCACATCCTCTTTGTTTGGATTTATTAATTTGGCACTCACTCTCCTGGTCCCTGTGAGTATATTGGAGTTTGAAGGAAAGGAACTCAAGGGAAGGGAAAGTCGAGAGTGGAGTCGAGCGAGGAACAGAGAGAAAGTGGAGTCGAGCGACGAACAGAGAGAAAGTGGAGTCGAGCGACgaacagagagagagtcgagagagcagggagaggagagagagcagGTCCAAGCTTTCTGTGACAAAGAGGGTCAGGGCTTTTAGTAACAAAGAGGGAGAGttgagatcgagagagagagagagccgaaAGAGGAGAGGGAAACTCTTTCagcttttatttcaaaatgatTAACCAAATCGGTTTGTTCTCCAATGGTTTGATTCACGTTAGTTTCCCACTGGTTTAAAGTTGTGTCAACGGTATTTAAATCTGGACCGTTCATTTGGAATTGTACATGTGTCGACCACCTAAGGGGGCATTGTACAGAATTgcacaagatgagaatttcagacgatttttatccgtgcccatccctctccctgcatttatgaaatattttatttttctggtgaaATTCTTTTACGAATTACCCAATTCTGAGTTCTAAAACCTTGGGTGACGATGCCAAGGGCAAGACATGGTGGCAGGCCATCCACTTGATGCCTGGGCAACGTCTCGGAGGTGCCATGGCACCCAAAGCAAGAGACTATCTTTTGGAGAAAAGAACATTTCCTGATTGTGCAGCCCCTACACCAGTGTGGGGGCCAATGAAGAAGTACATATAGGCATCAAGAAAGGTTGATTCTTGTATTTTACAGAGGTGGGGGTACCATTTCACCCACAGTATCTGGATCCAAAGGCCGGTGCGACCAGGGTGCACTCTTTTACCCATATTATATCTCAGGCGACATTTCCAAGTGTTGTCCCATAGACATAGTAAGAATGAGATATGGCAACAAACAAAAGGTACATTACACATAGGAGGGAGAGATTATGAGGTCTCACGGAGCACCTTGTCAAGCCTTGGCATCATTTAGGGCACACCTTGACAGCCACGTTCCCAACACTCAGTATCCTGTCGAATCCTGAAGGTTCAATCCTCCAGTCACATACGATGTATAGGCATATTCATGgtttaataaagaaaacaataaatctaaaaaattttataaaaaatggcCTAGAGATCACTACCTGATCGCATGGCCACTATGCCAGCGTGGGGGACCAACTAGTGGAGGCACACATGCATCCAACAAGGGGGGCACTGTGGTCTTTTTGCCACCCATGTGTATTTCAGCAAGAGTTCGAACAAACATGAATTAAAATCTGCCCACGTTTTTAATATAAACCCAAATCTAAATGTATACAGCtctaaagaaagatggcaaaaatcaaaatccaaatattctccaagtttCAGTATAGATATTCATGTTGAAACATATTTCCCCATGGCAGCACCATTTTAAAATGGAGGAAATTGGCATATTTAAAGGGCATTAATCCTACAAGCCACAAATAACAAATTGATTAGCCATGGGAGCACCAGGAGACCCACCACAGTATCACCTTACTGGCATAATTTCAGACTTTCACAGTTTTACTCTAGAGGCAGAGCAGGAAAGTGCTCAGTCCTTCCTGAGTTCCATAAATTCACGTCGAATACCGTCTGGTTTAACGACTACTATTTCTAACCTGTCACCCTGCACCACATACAAAACAGGATAAGGTAACATGAAGCAAAGGGTGCAAATCAAACAGCATAAATTTGATCATtctactttcttcttttcctttttgttctgTGACGTATCTTTTTCATGGATCTCCTGTAAATATCAgtgaaaaggaaacaaatgaaGGCTGAAGCATCTACACCATTTAATGCCATTGATAATCGCAAGGTCTTAAAATCTTGTGTCAAACACTCAACAACAACTCCCCCgacaaaaaaaatgaactagGCGCATAATCTAAGAGTTTGTTGTCCAGCAACTAATCCCAGTACTGCAAAAGACAAAGAATTCAGAAAAAGTTCCCTTTTTTGGTTTTTCCCCTTATCATTCCAAGATTTGATCTTATTAAGTTTCAAGTAGTATTAGATCAAGGCAATTTGTGAATAACAACTTAAACCAAAAGCAGATTCCTAATGCACTTAACATAGAAGAACACTGGTGAAGGCATTGTTATGAGTTCAAATACAATTTGCCTCAGATGTTGTGCAACATGGTCAATCTTTGATTGTGCCAGAGGAACTATCCCTTGTCTCGGTTTAAGAATCCATTTCTCATGACCAAAGTAAATATTACACAACTTTCAATAGTCCAGAATTTTAAGCTAATACCGTTTGCGGAGTCCAACCAATCCCAACTCCTAGATAAAGCAATTGGAGTTCCCAGCTTGGAAGAAAATTACCAGCATATTCACATATGTAGTTCTGTAGCCATCACCATGGTAATGTTCAAAGTTTCTCTGAAATTTtgcaaaatattttggtttcgcACAATGTTGAAACAAAATTTCATGTGACATGTAAAAACGTTAAGTGCAAGGTTTCAGTCAAATTTTGCTGCAGATATGAGTGGTTTTAGTATTGTTTCATCCAAAACAATGCAAacctttaataaaaaaaatgtattatttcGGACAAAATGAGTTGAAATTTTGACCCATTTTGGGTGTGTtagttgttattattatttttacattataagggttccactatgtttagagaGCCTAAAATAGGTTTCCTTAAAGTTTAGGGACCTAATTTGGCCACTTGGGCTTCGAAACGATCCACCGAAGCCTTCCAGGTTTTGACAGATATttcataaaaatttcaattccaagcCTGTACGAAACCAGGCTCGAAACCTAAACCTGGAACCTTGATGGTGCCATGCACCTAGATATCCCAGGTCAACTTCCAATTTCTAGGTTTTCTAGCAAAGCACTAACAATATCAATTAGGTCATCCTAagtatggaagagagagagtggtcaCTGCTAATTTCTTAGAAAACTGAGTGATTGGCCTTCAAACCCATGCATGTTAACTAAATCCCTTGGAATGCCCTAGAATGACATGGTTTATACCACTTATTTAGGTTTTccaagaggggaaaaaaaggagaaagagaacaGAAATGTcagatgaaaatgaaaaaaactcaCAGTATATATATCCCTTTCAACCGCAGACGCAAAAACATCTTTCACCAAGTCAACTGCTTCTGACTCCAGTAGTGGAGTCACAGCGTCCTGCAAAATTTATCTCGGTATTGAGATTGATAAGTAGAAGAAAAATTAGGAACAGACATCTAACCTAGCAATTGAAGTCAGGCCATCACCTTGGCAGGTAATATGAGAGGACTAGGAGCCTTCAGCTTATTGTCCAAAACAGGCATGATGAGTGTTGAACCAGAACCTTGGGTGCTGTATCCAACCCTCTCATAGGATCCAACAGCATCATATGTGAACACGCAACCCTTTCCTGAAAGATTATTTTGGAGCAACCATAAGTTCACATGATAGATTGGGGGCATAAATGTGGCTTCAAAAGCTAGCAGTAGTCCCACCATTTTCGTCGAGACCACCCAAGACATTGAAGGAATAATAAGGGAAGAAGCGCTTGTAGTATAGAGTGTTCGAGAGAAGTTGACCCATTGCAGGACAGCTCATCTGCTTGTTGTGTTGATGCTGATAAATCTATGTCACAAcagaaagaaaaccagaaatcaGTTTCCATAAAGTTacaaaaattttctgagatcatCAGAAATTCTATCTCCACAAATTAGATGCAGCATAtgttgaatttgaaatttgtagTTTTGGGAACCTAAATTGTTGCAGTGCATTTAATTTGACAAAAATTACAATCACAATCtcatcctttcccacttccaatAACAAACCTCTAACCTTACCTCCAAAAGGTGAAAAGCAAATAGTTTCTGAAAAAGTTTGGAACACAGAAAGTTGGGGGATTTAGATTCTCAACACACAGCGACCATCGATACAACAGAACTTTTTTCTAACAGGACAACTATTGTAAGTTCCTCTGGGAGAGTAACAATAAAAATAGGCCTTTCCCCTCCAGATTACAAACCAATCAAGTAAATTGgccaaaaaaatcattaaagcATTGTCCGAAAACATTAACAGATTAATACTCAAAGCTCTGAATATATTACCCTACCAACTCCTACAAAATTCTGAGGATTACTACCATAAATTAAGTAGATTTTGACACAACTCTTTATGAATAATCACCAGCAGCAAATATAAAACTTTACTTTTCACAGGTAGAAAATGGAATTCATcaaagaaaacagcaatagCTACCACATAGTAGAGAACTCGCAATCTTTTTACTTTGATATTCACAGAAatcttacaaagaaaaaggtAAAATGTAAGTCTCTGTCCTATCATGCCTTGTGTTCTCCATATAGAACTAGTGAAGAAGTAATCTTCTTAGTTATGGGGGCACTGGGCAATTAGCCATTGCTGGCCAATAACATGAACATGACAAGAAGTTTGGGGGGTTGGATTGAGGGAAGTTTGACACAATAAGACATGACACAATTAAAAAATGAGTcaatggttgaggatgtctaaCCCACCAAACCCGTTTGGCACACCAACTTCATCTAAAATGACCAGACATGACCCATTCAACACAAAACTATCATGGCATGGCATGACATGATAAGGTCCTGTAATATAAAACATGTCCCCTAATAGCATAAATTATTAGAGCAGCAACAGATACATCGGCCATTTTCAGATTTTCACGGAGGAAAATTATTATTTGGAACAATATGCACTAGAATCTTCCATCACATACCAAATGCCTAGCTGTCAAAACCTTCTGTAGAGCTCTTACATCAGCCTGAAACCCAGAAGAGGCCATCAGACATTTGTCTGCTCTGCAAGGTCAAAAACATGAAGATAAACATGAAATGAGATAACTTCAACATAATAACAATGATACTAAGCGAGGAGTAGTAGGGCCACAATGGTGCACGGGAAGAGGGGGGGCATAACACATACTGTTTTATCGGATCATGATTTTACATGTAACAATTAATTCGCAAAAAAAAAGTTGACAtttatcaaagaaaatatttcaacaAAATAATTTCCAACCAAGTATCCCACCAACTAATTACCTTTCTATGATGTTCGTAACAGTGCTTTGAAGGGCCATTGGAACAGATGATCAGATTAAGTACGATGGTTTAGACAAGAAACTGGAAATGCCCAACAGTCCACAGCTGTTAGGGAATATTCCATCTGATCAATAGAAAGCTTTTATTGTTATCGTCATTGTATTTGTACAATTGAGGAACCAT is drawn from Macadamia integrifolia cultivar HAES 741 chromosome 7, SCU_Mint_v3, whole genome shotgun sequence and contains these coding sequences:
- the LOC122083171 gene encoding proteasome subunit beta type-1, which gives rise to MASKQQANWSPYDNNGGTCVAIAGSDYCVIAADTRMSSGYNILTRDYSKICRLADKCLMASSGFQADVRALQKVLTARHLIYQHQHNKQMSCPAMGQLLSNTLYYKRFFPYYSFNVLGGLDENGKGCVFTYDAVGSYERVGYSTQGSGSTLIMPVLDNKLKAPSPLILPAKDAVTPLLESEAVDLVKDVFASAVERDIYTGDRLEIVVVKPDGIRREFMELRKD